The sequence AAGTTCCCCCGGTGGTGAGTACTGCGCAAGCACTCTCAATTACTTTTTCGTCATTTTCCACATGTTCCAGAAGATTAAAGCATAAAATGGTATCAGGGTTAAGTGTCTTTAACGCCTTAATACCGGCCTCGCTGGTTATGTCATGGTGCAGGAATTTCATGTTTGGTGTGTCTTTATATGTAGTTTTTAACTCTCCTATAAACTCGGAATTACTGTCAACTCCGGCGTATAGGTCTTTATCTGACATTAAACCGGCAAAATTGCCGTATCCGCAACCTATATCGGCTATACGTTTTCCCACGTAACCGTCAAATTGTTTTAACTGAAGGGCGAAATATGGTTGAGCGAGCATACTCCACCGCTTGTAGAATTCTATGTGAGTCTCTTCCATATTATGCTATATCCTCTTGTAGTATAGCTGAAGGATTTGGAAAAATCAACAACCTAACACCTGAGTAAACAAGTTTTTTTAGACAATTACCCGATTTCCCCGCTTTGTATTTCAACATTTACCGCTGCGCCTCTGCAAACAACTGATACCCTCCCCACGGCAGGCAAACTTTAAATATGGAATAGACAGTGTCGGCAAGTATTCTCTGTTTCCACGTATAGGGTTTTTCAGACATGAATGATTCTGTCATTTTATTCGGAGAGATGTTAATTGCGTGCTTGTACATGTTAAAAAATGGAAACCCCCAGCATTGGATATTCCGTACCCTTAACCCTGCCTTTTCAATAGCATCCTGAATCATTTTAGCACTAAAGTGTACAGTGTGTCCTACTCTGCGGTCTATTTCAAACACAGGCCCGCAGGGGACAGTGATAATGAGCTCTCCCGCCGTCATCTCAGACAATCTTCTTATGGAGTCCTTGTAATCGCTACAGTGTTCCACCACCTCCATACATGTTACAACATCAAACTTCTGAGGTAGAGTCTCATCGTTGAGGTTAAGCCGGTAAAACTCCATGTCTTTAAATCTCTTGCGGTTACTTTCTATAACGTAGGGGGATATATCGGCCCCGGCAAGCGCTACATCACCTATCAGGTCTCTTACATCTTTTAAAAATTCACCATTTCCACATCCCACATCCAACAGAGATTTAATCGATTTTTTTTTAAGCATGGAGATGATTTTGTTTCGTCTCATTCTTGGCGCCGGTGAATAATAGTGCATATCATTCCAGCCCTTCCAAAGCTCATCATAAAAGGTGTGGTCTTTTGCATCTAACATTGGAATATGTGTCTCCTGTTTGTACATTGAAGTACTTTTTTTAGCATAACGGTGGCTTCAGCCTTATTTTTATTGATATCAGTGGTGTAAATGTGTTTATTAATGTCCCCTTCACAACATATCCTATAACCATATAGTTAATATAAACGGAGTTAAAAAGTCAATAATAATTCTTTGAGTGTATAGTAGGATTCTTGACCACAGTGCAGAATTTAAGTAAAATGGAGTTGTGAAATCTGATTGGTACCTGAGAGTTAAAGACGGCTCTTTTGATGTTCCGGCATGGCTTCATATGTTATTTCTCTTTGTTCTGACTACAGTAGTTACAAGCCACTATTCGATGCTTGGAATTGACGACCACCATGATTCAGTGATGTTTAAGCCTGCACTGGATATTATCGAGGGTAAAGTATTATATAAAGAGACGTTTAGCCTCTACGGTACATTAACGGTTTTGATGCAAGCTCTTGCGCTGTATGTATTTGGCGGCAAATTAGTAGTGTTAAAACTGTTTACTGCCGTTTTTTATGGTTTTATTGTAGTGCTGTTATGGAAGGTATGGTCAGGGTTTTTGCCAAAGGCGTTAAATACACTGTCATGTTTGATGTGGCTTTTTTTAGGGCCTGGTTTCATAATGGTCTTTCCGCCCTGGTCGTCTGTATATGCTGAGTTTACTTTGCTGGCCACCCTCATTTTTATAATATTATATTTAGAGGCAACACAAAAGCGATGGATTTTTTTAATAACGGCAGGGATTTGTACAAGTTTAACATTTTGGTTTAAGCAGCCTGCCGGTATTTATCTGGTAATAGCCGCGGCTGCTTTTATTGTATTTGACTGCTATCTTAAGAAGTATAATTTATTAAGTTGTTTGTCAAATCTGTCATTATTTTTTTCCGGCCATATGATTCCGGATTTATTGGTTTTTCTCTGGTTATTCAGTAACGGTACTGTTACAGACTGGTGGCTGCAATCTGTTTATCATAATTACCTGATTGGCAAAGGCATGGCGGATAGGTGGACAGGTTTTCCATTAAAAGGAATGGTTAACAGCTTATTTACTATTACTGATTTTGTACTTTCAGGTACAAGTTTTATATTTTCCACAGCAAATTCACCAGGCAGGTACGACAGGTTTACATGGCTATTTTTTCCTGCAATTGCATTGTTTATATTCATTAATGAATTGTTAAGTTTAAGGAAAACTCCATATGGCAAATCTGCCGATAAACTATTTGCAGTTTTGTTCATTTGTTTTGCCTCATGGATGCATTACTATCCAATGGCCGGCTCCCACCACTGTTATTGGGGCGCTACTCCGATGATGGGGTTAAGTATTTTTTTCTTTACCGGATATATTAATAAAACAGCTGACGGAGTTAATTCAAAACTTAAGATTTTCAGAGTCTTATTGACCTTGTTTTTTATTTTCACTATTTCTCAAAGTCTGTATTATCGGATTAGTTCCGGCATAGAAAAATCGTTTATGACTGATTACTCAACTGTAACTACCCCGGAGGTACTGAAATATATGAAAGTATCTCCGCTTGAAAAAAAGCAACTGGAGGAGACAGACTCACTTTTGAAGCGTTACACTAAGGGGAAGGAACATCCTTACTTATTGGCTGAGGGTGGTGGTCAGTTAATTCCGGCATTTATAAAAAATAACAGAAATTTCCACCCTGTTTACTTTGACTCTCACGTTTTTTTTATAGAAAAGGTATATCCACAAAGAAAAAATGATTTATATAACTTTATTCGTGAACAAAAACCTTTGTTATATACAACTGCCGTGGTATATATGCCTGAGGGGTATTGCCCTGTAAAACGATTTACCAATAACAACCGCGGCAAGATAACCGGTTACCTTTTTGTCCCTTATAAGCCCTTTGACAAGGAGGTTTTTGAAGTTGTAAAACAAGAAATAAATGGTGTCAATAAGGTTTTTATCAAACATAACAATGATAAAACTAATTTAAGCAGTGTATATATTAGTTATAACAACATAGCTACAGGTATTAGTTCAGCGTATATTGACCAAACAAAATTAACGTTATTTCTTAATAATAAATTGATTCCATTTAACTATGGTGATTTAGACCTGAATCTCTCTGAAGGAGATATTCTTGAAGTACAATATGACGGCACACCGGGAAATCCGTTTGATATTACATTTTGTACAGAATCCGGTTATTATTCAAGAGTAGCTATTTCCCGCTAAATTTCAGGTTTGAATTCATAAACCTTGTTTCTGCCCTCTTCCTTTGCTTTATAGAGCATCGAATCGGCATACTTTACACATTGCCAAAACTTATCAGCGTGCTTAGGGTACTCACTAACGCCGATGCTTACTGTTTTTTTAAGTACCCCTCCGGAAATTTCTATAGTTTCAGCCTGTACTTTCAGTCTTATCTTTTCAGCCAATGCAAAAGATATTCCTGGTGTAGCATCCACTAAGAGAACCAGAAATTCCTCTCCCCCGTACCTTATCACAATATCGGAGCCTCTTAGTGTGGTTTTTATGAGTGCTGCAATCTTTTTAAGCACCTGGTCTCCCGTGTCGTGGCCATAGTTGTCATTGACCTGTTTAAAGAAATCTATGTCAATCATTAAGATGCCAAGCAGGGTGTTTCTTCTGAGGGTTTGCAGGCAAAGGTTGACGTTAACCTCATCGAGGTATCGTCTGTTGTACAGGCCGGTCAGTTGGTCAACAATGGACTGTTCTCTGAGAAGCTCCATAAATATCTTTGCCTCCAGCACCGGCTCTCCCTCCTTCAGATAGCTCTTAATGTAAGGCAGCACACCTGCGACCTCCTCAACTCTGTCATTGTCGTAAACAATCTGCAACACGTTGCCAACCTGCCCCCCTATATAGACCGGTATGCAGAAATGACTTTTTTGTAGTTTTGTGCTATGGGGGAAATGTGGGCAAATAACCGGAAAATCCCTTGAATCCACCATGTTTCCAGTTCTGTTGGCGCGGCACTCCTGTGCATCGGCAAAGATTATTTCGTTACACCACAAGCTGCGTCTGTCTTCCTCTGCGTCCTGCCTGATTACTGTAACAGAAGTCGCTACAGTGATTAGTAAATTTTTTTGCTGTTTGATTTCATGGATTGAGTACTCTTTTATTCCAAATTCATTAAGAATTTGCTCAAGCCGTGTGAATATCTCTGATTTTTTGATGTCCTTTTCAATAGTTCTTTTAAAATTATATATTTTAATAAGCATATCAACTGTTTTAGACGTATCTTTTAAGGCATTCCCTGTGCCTGCCACCTGGTAGCCTATCAGCAGGGACACCTTATGGCTTATTGAAGAGAGAGTTTTAGAGAGGTTTTCCACCATAGTGTTAAAACCACCGGCAACATCCCCTGCCTCATCCATTAACCGCGCTGCGACCCTTTCTCCGAAATCCCCGTCCTGAGCCCGTTCAAACCCTGATTTCAGTCTTTTAAACAGCGCTGTATAGGGCTTAAAAAAAACGTAAATTATGTAGAGGGTACCAAAAGAGAAAATTAGGGAAACCGCCATCATGTATGTCATGGTGGAGATGCCCTCTTTCCGCAGGCTTGTTAAGTCCATAACAATGCTGACAGCGCCAAGGACGTCTCCCACATTGGCTCTGTGGCAGTCCATACATTTAATCTGCTCAACCGCAGTGGCCTTGTAGGGAATTATGAGCCTGTACAAAACACTTGAGGAATCCTCGCTTAGCTGTGATTTTACCTCACCGGTCTCCATGACTTCCTTTTCTATAGAACTTAAGGCAGGGCTCTCGTACCCTGAGTAGCCGAATTGTTCACTGACGGACTTTCCTCTTATAATTTTGATTTCTTTAAGGCCGCGTGCATACCTTATCCTCTCAATAAAGACCTCCCTCTTGTCATACACGCCCAGAACCATAAAAGACGTTATCGTATCTCTGATTAACTCAGCTACCGATAAGGCTTTCTCTTTAGCTGTATCAAGGCTTAACGCACGAAAACTCACAAACACTATCCCCTGCACCACTATGGAAAGAAGCACAAAAGAGATTACTATTCTGATGAGGAGTTTAGTCTTAATTGACTTTATTGGTTTCAAGTGTGATTACTCATTAATTCTATAAGCATTTTTTATTCCACCCTTTATTTAAATCTAAAAACCATAATAAACATTGTAACATAAGTACATATTTTTTTGCTTAATTTGTAAATGTTGATGATGCAGCTGTCGCATGATATTCAAATGGGCATACTTCCGAGGGATTTTTCAGTTAATGGAAATGTCGAAATACATGCTTTTATAAGTCCGTCAAAAGAGGTTGGGGGTGATTTCTACGATTTTCATTTTATAACCGAAAATCTGTTGTGTTTTACCATTGGGGACGTATCGGACAAGGGGGTGCCGGCGGCTTTGTTTATGATGATGGTTAAGACACTGTTTCGTGCTCTTTCAAAAAAACACACAAGCCCTGCAAACATGTTAAAAGCTATAAATGGTGAAATAGCGGAGGACAATAAGACAATGATGTTTGTAACCATGTTTGTGGGCGTGATGGATGTGAAAACCGGTGTGCTTATATACGGCAGCGGCGGACATAATCCTCCGTTTATTCTGACGGGAAACGGTGAGGCGGTTGAGTTGGAAACAGATATGGGGCCGGCTCTTGGGCTTATGAATAGTGCTGAATTTAAGGAGAGCACCGTAGCGCTGCAAAGGGGCCACATCATCTTTACCTACACAGACGGTGTGGATGAGGCTAAGGATGAGGATGGAAAGATGTTTACATTAAGACGGCTTAAGGACTCTTTATGCAAGTCTCCTCTTGTGTCATTGGAGGTGCTGTGTGACGGAGTGCTGGCAGAGCTCAGGGAATTTACAGGGGAGGCTCCGCAGTCTGACGATATAACAATTTTGTCTGTAAGATACCTTGGCGGTAATGGTTGAGATGGAAGAGACACTGCACGGCGATTGCCATAACCTAACAGTTTCCGCTGTGGCGGAGAGCATACCCGCCATTTTGAAATTTACCAAAAATATTTTAATTACTATGGGTTTTGACAAGCATGGTATATTTGATGTGCAGACGGCAGTGGATGAGGCATGTATAAATATAATAAACCATGGATATGAAAAAGGACAAAACGGAACAATTGATATTAAGGTTAAAAAGACGGAAGCTGGTTTTGTGATTGTAATACAAAGCCGTGGTAAGCCCTTTTCACCGGAGAGTGTAGTGCAACCGGATTTAACATCGTCTGTGTCTGAAAGAAGGGTTGGGGGACTTGGCGTGTATTTTATAAACCAGCTTATGGATAAGGTCAGCTATGAGTGTGAGGATGGGTTAAATACGCTTACGATGAGAAAGTACAGAAATTCTGATAAACTACAATAAGAAGGGGGAAACCATGAAATTTGATGCAAAAAAAGACAAGGAAGGAAACCTCACTTTTGAATTTAAGAAAGAACACGGGGCACTGGTGATAACTATGACAGGCAGTATGGACAGCCT is a genomic window of Nitrospirae bacterium YQR-1 containing:
- a CDS encoding class I SAM-dependent methyltransferase, which codes for MEETHIEFYKRWSMLAQPYFALQLKQFDGYVGKRIADIGCGYGNFAGLMSDKDLYAGVDSNSEFIGELKTTYKDTPNMKFLHHDITSEAGIKALKTLNPDTILCFNLLEHVENDEKVIESACAVLTTGGTLCILVPAFQFLFGTLDTFGYHYRRYTKSSLKKILLPHPLEILKMHYFNFPGAVGWFIKGRILRQKTHSDDNFHIMNALIPLISKVEEIIKPPVGQSLVAIARRT
- a CDS encoding class I SAM-dependent methyltransferase, translating into MLDAKDHTFYDELWKGWNDMHYYSPAPRMRRNKIISMLKKKSIKSLLDVGCGNGEFLKDVRDLIGDVALAGADISPYVIESNRKRFKDMEFYRLNLNDETLPQKFDVVTCMEVVEHCSDYKDSIRRLSEMTAGELIITVPCGPVFEIDRRVGHTVHFSAKMIQDAIEKAGLRVRNIQCWGFPFFNMYKHAINISPNKMTESFMSEKPYTWKQRILADTVYSIFKVCLPWGGYQLFAEAQR
- a CDS encoding diguanylate cyclase, with the translated sequence MKPIKSIKTKLLIRIVISFVLLSIVVQGIVFVSFRALSLDTAKEKALSVAELIRDTITSFMVLGVYDKREVFIERIRYARGLKEIKIIRGKSVSEQFGYSGYESPALSSIEKEVMETGEVKSQLSEDSSSVLYRLIIPYKATAVEQIKCMDCHRANVGDVLGAVSIVMDLTSLRKEGISTMTYMMAVSLIFSFGTLYIIYVFFKPYTALFKRLKSGFERAQDGDFGERVAARLMDEAGDVAGGFNTMVENLSKTLSSISHKVSLLIGYQVAGTGNALKDTSKTVDMLIKIYNFKRTIEKDIKKSEIFTRLEQILNEFGIKEYSIHEIKQQKNLLITVATSVTVIRQDAEEDRRSLWCNEIIFADAQECRANRTGNMVDSRDFPVICPHFPHSTKLQKSHFCIPVYIGGQVGNVLQIVYDNDRVEEVAGVLPYIKSYLKEGEPVLEAKIFMELLREQSIVDQLTGLYNRRYLDEVNVNLCLQTLRRNTLLGILMIDIDFFKQVNDNYGHDTGDQVLKKIAALIKTTLRGSDIVIRYGGEEFLVLLVDATPGISFALAEKIRLKVQAETIEISGGVLKKTVSIGVSEYPKHADKFWQCVKYADSMLYKAKEEGRNKVYEFKPEI
- a CDS encoding serine/threonine-protein phosphatase translates to MGILPRDFSVNGNVEIHAFISPSKEVGGDFYDFHFITENLLCFTIGDVSDKGVPAALFMMMVKTLFRALSKKHTSPANMLKAINGEIAEDNKTMMFVTMFVGVMDVKTGVLIYGSGGHNPPFILTGNGEAVELETDMGPALGLMNSAEFKESTVALQRGHIIFTYTDGVDEAKDEDGKMFTLRRLKDSLCKSPLVSLEVLCDGVLAELREFTGEAPQSDDITILSVRYLGGNG
- a CDS encoding ATP-binding protein, encoding MEETLHGDCHNLTVSAVAESIPAILKFTKNILITMGFDKHGIFDVQTAVDEACINIINHGYEKGQNGTIDIKVKKTEAGFVIVIQSRGKPFSPESVVQPDLTSSVSERRVGGLGVYFINQLMDKVSYECEDGLNTLTMRKYRNSDKLQ